The Culex pipiens pallens isolate TS chromosome 2, TS_CPP_V2, whole genome shotgun sequence DNA window AGTAcctgaaaaacaaataaacaactaaatatttttacaaaagaaaaaataatcaattgttGTCAACTTTAtcagccacatttttttataaagcgaattattttttttttcaaaaaaaatatatttttttgccatttaaAAATACTCTTTGAGTAAATGTGCCATGTGTGAAAAGTGCACATCTCGTTTTTTTCATTatgttcgtattttttttaagtaaacagAGTTTCTCTAAACACTTTTATTGAAAGCGTACATAGTgtttagagattttggaaaCGTCCACTGTGCCACGTAAGtgcatttgatatttttgcaatcGAATGCATGACTAGCATGATTTTGAATGAAGCAGCAACCACAAAATTTTGGAGTGCCAGACAACTCTCTAATCAGCTTCGCCTATCTTGCAGCACTGGCAGGACCTTCGCCTCAAGTGGGAACCATCCGACTACGGTGGCCTTCGATCGTTCTACATCCCAAGCTACTACCTGTGGGATCCGGAAGTCAACATGCACTCGATCACGCTGGAAACGGCCGGCTCGCGATACGCCGGTATCAGCGATGTCCGGGTCGAGAGTTCCGGAATGCTCCATTGCACGGTGCGATTATCGCAGAAGATCTTCTGTGAGATGAACTTCCAGCGTTGGCCGTTTGATACGCAGTTTTGTAACGTTTTGTTGGGGAAGTCGGTGTCGACGCACGAGGATCGAGCGCTGAAGCTGAACGGGTTGGGGCAGGACAGGAAGCAGTTCCGACCGATCACTGATAATCCGGCTTGGGAGGTTACGGATATTTTGGTGGAGAGTTATGAGGATCCGATGGAGGAGGAAGGGCATAACTTTGAGGGATTGCAGTATGGGTTGGTGATCAAGCGGAAGGTTAGGATATTTTATAGCACGATCTTGACCCCAGCGGTGATCTTCATTTTGATGACCTTGACCAGCTTTTGGTTGCCTCCGGGTGCTAACGAGAAGGTTTTGTTGAACTGCGTCACGGCGACGTTGCTGTGCATATTTTTGCGGTATTTCACCATTCATCTTCCGCTTTTGGCTACCAGGACTCCACTAGTTGGTAAGATGGTAGATTCGTCACGGTAGATCTTAACCTAACCTTCTtctttaagttttgtttttcagTCACAGTCTGTACCTAACAGCGATCAGCCTGATCTTGTCGGTTGTAGTTATCAACATAGCTAAGTCCAGGCACCGCACACCGATTCATCCCTACTTAAAGTCATTCATTGCACTGCCAGGAGTTAGTATTCTGGTTTGGACTGGAAGTACTCCAAAGGTTTGCAACTTCTTCAATTTCTGAATCTTCTCGTAACAACACACGATATTTGTTTTCTTTGCAGTCCGTAACCGACGAGGAAGAGTGGACGGACGAGCTCAAGGTCGGATCTACAGCGCGGGAATCATGTTCTTCCGCCGACGAGGCATCCCAGGGACAGGGCGCCGATGTCCAGCACGAGTGGATCCAGCTCACGGTGGCCCTGGAACGAATCTTCTTCATCGCTTACGTGTTCATCTACAGTGTCATGGCCGCATGTTACTTAAATTGATTTGAGCAATAAATTAGATTGGCTTAGAAATTGCGCGTTATTTGATCATCTGAGTTCCTTAGGAGATCTCGGTGTGACAATCTGATTCATTTTCTTTCAGAAATGGAATGACGATAAGCTCAAGTGGAATCCGGACGACTACGGTAAGCTGAACGTTATCCGTACCAATCCGGAGAGCGTTTGGAGACCGGATCTGGTCCTGTACAACAACGCCCGTCCCTCGGACATTGAACACTATGGCATGACGAACGTGTTGATCTACAACACCGGCGAGGTCCTGTGGGTTCCTCCGACAGACTATCATGCAAATTGCAAGTTGAACCTTCGTTTTTGGCCGTTTGACCAGCAAACCTGCTTCGTCAAAATCGGATCGTGGACCTTCGACGGGTACAAACTGAACATAAGCGAATATGGAAAAGCAAAAGTTGACATCGACGTGGACAATAACGAGTGGACCGTCGTCGATTTAGCCACCGAGATTCACACCACGACTTACGAATGCTGTCCGGAACCGTACATGGACATCCGGTACAATGTCACAATGCAACGCCAGTCCTCAACCCACAGAGCGATCGTCATTAGTCCAGCCTTCGTGATCATGCTGCTTGCTCTGTCGGTATTCTGGTTACCCCCGAATTGCGGCGAGAAGATCGTCCTCAACGGCATAATCGCACTGATCGTGACCGTATTCCTGATCTACTTCGCTACGCAACTGCCAGCAATGTCCGGAAACACCCCGCTAATCGGTACGATCACGCATGATCACCCCAGGATCACCCATTAACCAAGATTTCTTTCTTCCTAGTGACCTTCTTCAGCACCACCCTGTACCTGGTGGCGTTCGGGACGATCCTGTCGGTGATCGTGCTCAGAATGAGCCGCACCAAGCATGCCGATCCGGTTCCGCACGTTTTCAAAAAGCAACTCGACGGATGTCTGGGATCGGTGCTCGGCGTTGGCAGTGGATCGTTGTCCTCGATCGAGGACAAGGAAGCCGCTGCCGGCGAGATTGGAGACGCCAAGCAACGGGACTGGTGTCGGCTGGCTGGGTGTATCGATCGGCTGGCGTTTGTTGTTTATCTTGTGATCTTTATCATTTCGGCCGTCTATCACAGTCTGTGAGGACCGATTTTGTTTTAGATGATtacaaaaaacctttaaaattggttgaaataaaCATGTATGCTTGTTACTGCTTCTGGATTCATTGTATATCACAGATCACTGCACTATTCGTGTGTATGCAACGAATTCAATGTCTGTCGGCCGGGTAAGAAGTTATgaaaaagttaaagaacgatTTCTGGCGTCTGGCACCGCCCAAACATAGAGATCACTTCACAGTTCTAAAAATAGAATCTTCTTCGGAGATCTCGTCCAGCTTGGCTTCAATCAACAACTCAATGAAgtctttgacaaaataattccgTACCATAACAGAATTATAAAAGATCGTTCCGCGAGCAGAGTGAGCTTCATTGCGCGATTAGAACTCGAGTGGAGTGGAAGTTTGTTCTCAAGATgcgattcgaacttattttaaCGGGTTTTGTTAGTTACTTAGCTGGTTTATGTGCTGCAGAAGATGGTAAGCTAG harbors:
- the LOC120431749 gene encoding acetylcholine receptor subunit alpha-like 1 isoform X2, whose protein sequence is MGCGYRFTLLALCLVGLCVADDAPPVKASTATWADKLKKDLLLNYDRNLRPTQYYNVTNIEVNMEIRHVDIDEDNSIFTVSGWLKMKWNDDKLKWNPDDYGKLNVIRTNPESVWRPDLVLYNNARPSDIEHYGMTNVLIYNTGEVLWVPPTDYHANCKLNLRFWPFDQQTCFVKIGSWTFDGYKLNISEYGKAKVDIDVDNNEWTVVDLATEIHTTTYECCPEPYMDIRYNVTMQRQSSTHRAIVISPAFVIMLLALSVFWLPPNCGEKIVLNGIIALIVTVFLIYFATQLPAMSGNTPLIVTFFSTTLYLVAFGTILSVIVLRMSRTKHADPVPHVFKKQLDGCLGSVLGVGSGSLSSIEDKEAAAGEIGDAKQRDWCRLAGCIDRLAFVVYLVIFIISAVYHSL
- the LOC120431749 gene encoding neuronal acetylcholine receptor subunit non-alpha-3-like isoform X1; the encoded protein is MGCGYRFTLLALCLVGLCVADDAPPVKASTATWADKLKKDLLLNYDRNLRPTQYYNVTNIEVNMEIRHVDIDEDNSIFTVSGWLKMHWQDLRLKWEPSDYGGLRSFYIPSYYLWDPEVNMHSITLETAGSRYAGISDVRVESSGMLHCTVRLSQKIFCEMNFQRWPFDTQFCNVLLGKSVSTHEDRALKLNGLGQDRKQFRPITDNPAWEVTDILVESYEDPMEEEGHNFEGLQYGLVIKRKVRIFYSTILTPAVIFILMTLTSFWLPPGANEKVLLNCVTATLLCIFLRYFTIHLPLLATRTPLVVLFFSHSLYLTAISLILSVVVINIAKSRHRTPIHPYLKSFIALPGVSILVWTGSTPKSVTDEEEWTDELKVGSTARESCSSADEASQGQGADVQHEWIQLTVALERIFFIAYVFIYSVMAACYLN